The proteins below are encoded in one region of Antennarius striatus isolate MH-2024 chromosome 7, ASM4005453v1, whole genome shotgun sequence:
- the LOC137599393 gene encoding methyltransferase-like protein 27, whose amino-acid sequence MEYQSPKLAADIIASNFNGKPEDALVLDVACGPGQLPKLMNKHGFKHFVGIDCSKEMIKLATETGLYEELKEILLGPNPLPFKAGMFDVVAMISALQPNYVPLSILTELYQVTKPGGLICVSKTNHTSDNNKSTVAVEKELQSLEDKGFGFA is encoded by the exons ATGGAGTACCAGTCACCAAAGCTGGCAGCAGATATAATTGCTTCAAACTTCAATGGGAAGCCAGAGGATGCCTTGGTCTTGGATGTTGCCTGTGGACCCGGACAGTTACCTAAATTG ATGAACAAACATGGGTTCAAACACTTTGTGGGAATAGACTGCAGTAAAGAAATGATAAAGCTGGCTACTGAGACCGGACTGTATGAAGAACTTAAAGAGATCCTACTAGGACCAAACCCACTGCCTTTCAAAGCTG GTATGTTTGATGTGGTGGCCATGATTAGTGCTTTGCAGCCTAATTATGTACCACTCAGCATTTTGACAGAGTTGTACCAGGTCACTAAACCAG gCGGTTTGATTTGTGTCTCAAAGACTAACCACACGTCTGACAACAACAAATCAACTGTTGCAGTGGAGAAAGAGCTGCAGTCCCTGGAGGACAAGGGTTTTGGATTCGCATAG
- the LOC137599365 gene encoding regulator of G-protein signaling 8-like: protein MKTRLGCLSHKSDSYTDFSEFLPPAHETTARCLKLSTDEVVRWSESFDRLLSHKYGLAAFRTFLKTEFSDENIEFWMACEEYKKIKSSTKLVSKANKIFKEFIDIQAPREVNIDYRTREKTRQSLEDPSPTSLNEIQAKVYSLMERDSYPRFLRSKMYQDMVNRAQAQGQRRSV from the exons ATGAAGACCAGACTAGGCTGCCTGTCTCACAAATCAGACTCCTATACCGACTTCTCCGAGTTTCTGCCTCCGGCACACGAGACCACAGCAAGGTGTCTGAA GCTGTCAACGGATGAGGTTGTGCGATGGTCAGAATCATTTGATCGCCTTCTCTCTCACAAAT ATGGCCTGGCTGCTTTCCGGACGTTTCTCAAGACAGAGTTCAGTGACGAGAACATTGAATTTTGGATGGCCTGCGAGGAATACAAAAAGATCAAGAGCTCAACCAAACTAGTGTCCAAAGCCAACAAGATCTTCAAGGAGTTCATTGATATCCAGGCACCAAGAGAG GTTAACATCGACTACCGCACCAGGGAAAAGACCAGGCAGAGTTTGGAGGATCCTTCCCCAACCAGCCTCAATGAAATCCAAGCTAAAGTCTACAGCCTCATGGAGAGAGACTCCTACCCTCGGTTCCTCAGGTCCAAAATGTACCAGGATATGGTCAACAGGGCACAAGCACAAGGCCAGCGGAGGTCTGTTTGA